One genomic window of Paenisporosarcina antarctica includes the following:
- a CDS encoding ornithine--oxo-acid transaminase, translated as MTVSQNVIEQTEKFGAPNYHPLPIVISEAQGVWVTNPEGNKYMDMLSAYSAVNQGHRHPKIIQALKDQADRVTLTSRAFHNDQLGPWYEMICKLSGKEMALPMNTGAEAVETAIKAARRWAYDVKGVAENQAEIIACDGNFHGRTMAAISLSSDPDYKRGFGPMLPGINLIPYGDIESLKSAITPNTAAFLIEPIQGEAGIIIPPVDFMKAARELCREHNVLFIADEIQAGLCRTGKMFACEWEDVDPDMYILGKALGGGVFPISCVVANKEVLEVFNPGSHGSTFGGNPMACAVSIASLNVLVEEKLAERSEKLGNYFKEELSKIKNPFIKEVRGRGLFIGMELTTAARPYCEELKELGLLCKETHDTVIRFAPPLVITKEELDWAIEKIQKVFNK; from the coding sequence ATGACAGTTTCACAAAATGTTATTGAACAAACAGAAAAATTTGGTGCTCCTAACTATCATCCACTACCAATCGTTATCTCGGAAGCACAAGGTGTATGGGTAACAAATCCTGAAGGAAATAAATACATGGATATGTTATCTGCATATTCTGCAGTAAATCAAGGACATCGCCACCCTAAAATTATTCAAGCACTTAAAGATCAAGCGGACCGTGTTACATTAACTTCACGTGCTTTCCATAATGATCAATTGGGCCCTTGGTATGAAATGATTTGTAAATTATCAGGCAAGGAAATGGCACTACCAATGAATACGGGTGCAGAAGCTGTTGAAACAGCTATTAAAGCAGCGCGTCGATGGGCTTATGATGTAAAAGGAGTTGCTGAGAACCAAGCAGAAATCATTGCATGTGACGGTAACTTCCATGGTCGTACAATGGCCGCTATATCTCTTTCTTCTGATCCAGATTACAAACGAGGATTTGGACCGATGTTACCTGGTATTAATTTAATCCCGTACGGTGATATTGAATCGTTAAAATCAGCAATTACTCCAAACACAGCAGCATTCTTAATTGAACCTATTCAAGGAGAAGCGGGAATTATTATTCCTCCAGTAGATTTCATGAAAGCAGCGCGTGAACTTTGTCGTGAACATAACGTATTATTTATTGCTGACGAAATTCAAGCTGGACTTTGTCGTACAGGTAAAATGTTTGCATGTGAGTGGGAAGATGTAGATCCAGATATGTACATTTTAGGTAAAGCACTTGGTGGAGGAGTATTCCCGATTTCTTGTGTGGTTGCTAATAAAGAAGTTCTTGAAGTTTTCAACCCTGGTTCACATGGTTCAACTTTTGGTGGTAATCCAATGGCTTGTGCAGTATCAATCGCTTCTCTTAATGTATTAGTAGAAGAGAAACTAGCAGAACGTTCTGAAAAACTAGGAAACTACTTTAAAGAAGAGTTATCAAAAATTAAAAATCCTTTTATTAAAGAAGTTCGTGGACGTGGATTATTTATTGGAATGGAATTAACAACAGCTGCTCGTCCATATTGTGAAGAATTGAAAGAACTTGGACTTTTGTGTAAAGAAACACATGATACTGTGATTCGTTTTGCACCACCTTTAGTGATTACAAAAGAAGAATTAGATTGGGCAATTGAAAAAATTCAAAAAGTATTTAATAAATAA
- a CDS encoding Glu/Leu/Phe/Val family dehydrogenase produces the protein MAENLNLFTSTQVVIHEALNKLGYDEGMFELLKEPLRMLEVRIPIKMDDGKVQVFTGFRAQHNDAVGPTKGGVRFHPQVSKDEMKALSMWMTLKCGIVDLPYGGAKGGIICDPRQMTMTEIEKLSRGYVRAISQFVGPAKDIPAPDVFTNSQIMAWMMDEYSRIDEFNSPGFITGKPIVLGGSQGRERATAQGVTICVEEAAKKRGLVMKDLRIVIQGFGNAGSFLAKFMSDAGAKVIGISDAYGALHDPNGLDIDYLLDRRDSFGTVTKLFENTISNQELLELDCDILVPAAIENQITSENAHKIKASIVVEAANGPTTTEATQILTDRGILLIPDVLASAGGVTVSYFEWVQNNQGYYWSEEEVNEKLYKKMVSAFENIYNVATTRNINMRLAAYMVGVRKTAEAARFRGWV, from the coding sequence ATGGCTGAAAATCTAAACCTGTTTACATCAACGCAAGTGGTTATTCATGAAGCTCTGAACAAACTTGGATATGATGAAGGAATGTTTGAACTTTTAAAAGAACCATTACGTATGCTTGAAGTACGAATTCCTATTAAAATGGATGATGGTAAGGTACAAGTTTTCACGGGTTTCCGTGCTCAACATAACGATGCTGTTGGTCCTACAAAAGGTGGCGTTCGTTTCCATCCACAAGTTTCTAAAGATGAAATGAAAGCACTCTCTATGTGGATGACATTAAAATGTGGAATTGTTGACTTACCTTACGGAGGAGCTAAAGGTGGAATTATTTGTGACCCACGACAAATGACAATGACCGAGATAGAGAAACTTAGTCGTGGTTACGTTCGCGCAATTAGTCAATTTGTTGGTCCAGCAAAAGATATTCCGGCTCCGGATGTATTTACAAATTCGCAAATTATGGCTTGGATGATGGATGAGTATAGTCGTATTGATGAATTCAACTCACCAGGTTTTATTACAGGTAAACCAATTGTTCTTGGTGGTTCTCAGGGACGAGAACGTGCGACTGCACAAGGTGTAACAATCTGTGTAGAAGAGGCCGCTAAAAAACGTGGACTTGTAATGAAAGATTTGCGTATTGTCATTCAAGGATTCGGTAATGCAGGAAGTTTCTTAGCTAAATTCATGAGTGATGCAGGAGCTAAAGTTATAGGTATTTCTGATGCTTATGGTGCTTTACACGATCCAAATGGTTTAGATATTGATTATTTACTTGATCGTCGTGATAGTTTTGGGACAGTGACTAAGTTGTTTGAAAATACAATCAGTAATCAAGAGTTACTTGAATTAGATTGCGATATTTTAGTTCCAGCAGCAATCGAAAACCAAATAACTTCTGAAAATGCACATAAGATTAAAGCGAGTATTGTAGTGGAAGCTGCAAATGGTCCAACTACAACAGAAGCTACACAAATATTAACTGATCGTGGCATTTTACTTATTCCAGATGTACTAGCAAGTGCAGGCGGAGTGACTGTATCCTATTTTGAATGGGTTCAAAATAACCAAGGATATTATTGGTCAGAAGAAGAAGTAAACGAAAAGTTATATAAAAAAATGGTTTCCGCTTTTGAAAATATTTATAACGTTGCGACAACACGCAACATTAACATGCGTTTAGCAGCATATATGGTTGGTGTTCGTAAAACTGCTGAAGCAGCACGCTTCCGCGGGTGGGTATAA
- a CDS encoding iron-containing alcohol dehydrogenase, with translation MNAFSFYNPVKLIFGKGQLEQIKEELPTYGKKVLIVYGGGSIKKNGLYDEVMTTLNATDLEVFELSGVEPNPRISTVRRGVELCKKENIDVLLAVGGGSVIDCTKLIAAGAKYEGDAWDLVSRKAFPMAALPFGTVLTIAATGSEMNSGSVITNEETQEKYGWGSPHVFPKFSILDPTYTFSVPQDQTVYGIVDMMTHIFEQYFNNATNTPVQDEMCEGVLRAIMETAPKLLSNLHSYEHRETILFSGTIALNGMLQMGYRGDWASHNIEHAVSAIYDIPHAGGLAILFPHWMRYNLKVDPERFARLAVYVFGVDPEGKTVEEIANEGIDNLRAYWSSLSAPETLADYNIDDTNIEVMVEKAMVNGPFGNFMSLEAEDVRAILKASL, from the coding sequence GTGAATGCATTTTCATTTTATAACCCGGTCAAATTAATATTCGGCAAAGGACAACTGGAACAAATTAAAGAGGAACTGCCTACATACGGCAAAAAGGTGTTAATCGTATATGGTGGAGGAAGTATAAAGAAAAATGGTCTTTATGATGAAGTCATGACGACATTAAATGCAACAGATTTAGAGGTATTTGAGTTGAGTGGGGTAGAACCAAATCCTCGTATTTCCACTGTAAGGCGCGGAGTTGAACTTTGTAAAAAAGAAAACATAGATGTATTACTTGCAGTAGGTGGCGGATCTGTTATTGACTGTACGAAGTTAATCGCTGCTGGAGCGAAGTACGAAGGAGATGCTTGGGACTTAGTTAGCCGCAAAGCATTTCCTATGGCAGCATTACCATTTGGCACCGTGTTAACGATAGCAGCAACAGGGTCAGAGATGAATTCAGGTTCGGTTATTACAAATGAAGAGACACAAGAAAAATACGGATGGGGCAGTCCGCATGTTTTCCCGAAATTCTCAATACTAGATCCAACGTATACGTTTTCTGTACCACAAGATCAAACTGTATACGGAATCGTTGATATGATGACTCATATATTTGAACAGTATTTCAACAACGCTACAAACACCCCAGTTCAAGATGAAATGTGTGAAGGTGTATTACGCGCTATTATGGAGACTGCGCCAAAACTCTTGAGCAACCTACATTCCTACGAGCACCGTGAAACCATTCTTTTTTCAGGTACGATTGCATTAAATGGCATGTTACAAATGGGTTACCGTGGAGACTGGGCATCACACAATATTGAACATGCGGTCTCAGCGATATATGATATACCTCATGCGGGAGGATTAGCTATATTATTCCCACACTGGATGAGATATAACTTGAAAGTAGATCCAGAACGTTTCGCTCGATTAGCAGTTTATGTATTCGGCGTTGATCCTGAAGGAAAAACGGTAGAAGAAATAGCGAATGAAGGCATCGATAACTTACGTGCATATTGGTCATCGCTGTCAGCTCCTGAAACGCTTGCTGACTATAACATCGATGATACTAATATTGAAGTTATGGTAGAAAAAGCAATGGTTAACGGGCCTTTTGGTAACTTCATGTCTTTAGAAGCAGAAGATGTACGGGCAATTTTAAAAGCCTCATTATAA
- a CDS encoding YugN family protein: MIELNSSLKGKRFEKGYLEEFLKSHGFTVGGGWEYDHAYFDYVFQKTPYYDVLRIPVSVKSGDFEQPSAKLECGIPFLLRHCYQFGLDDEKDALFGIGGGTLNQFQKPTDPDAPISEKLVVQGVELLKVIDSRLQ; this comes from the coding sequence ATGATTGAACTTAATTCTTCGTTAAAAGGAAAAAGATTTGAAAAAGGTTATTTAGAAGAATTTTTAAAAAGCCATGGATTTACTGTTGGTGGTGGATGGGAATATGATCATGCTTACTTTGATTATGTGTTTCAAAAAACACCTTATTATGATGTCCTGAGAATTCCTGTATCAGTGAAAAGCGGAGATTTTGAACAACCATCTGCTAAATTAGAATGCGGTATACCTTTTTTGTTGCGACACTGCTATCAGTTTGGACTTGATGACGAGAAGGATGCTCTATTTGGTATTGGTGGAGGAACGTTAAACCAATTTCAAAAACCAACGGATCCAGATGCACCGATAAGTGAAAAACTTGTTGTGCAGGGAGTGGAATTGTTAAAAGTTATAGATAGTCGTTTGCAATAA
- a CDS encoding cation diffusion facilitator family transporter yields MKEFFVLLKEGNKPSLLAAIVNTVIAVLKGIAFFFTGNVAMFAEMMHSIGDAANQFFVFIGSALSKKAPTTRFPNGFGRVVNLVCLGAVLIVGILSYETIVEGWHHIQHPTKSGGLLITLGVLAIAVILETFVLYKAGKEVLHEAGVAEAKGLAPLTQGFVHLNRAKPATKLVFMEDLVATGGGILAFLAVLIAHFTGFLQAEGIASIMIGLMMFYVVGRVFLENARGAIGETDEQMLNHIAHLVVDHQDVKDIKKLSVVKEGEYLHVELVAEVDSSISFARADDIRDHLVDLILNQQGVQDVIISFDEDDGITHWKHVSNRPDSLPPV; encoded by the coding sequence ATGAAAGAATTTTTCGTACTACTAAAAGAAGGAAATAAACCTTCCTTGTTAGCAGCAATTGTTAATACTGTGATTGCGGTATTAAAAGGTATTGCTTTCTTTTTCACAGGAAATGTAGCGATGTTTGCAGAAATGATGCACTCGATTGGAGATGCCGCAAATCAGTTCTTTGTTTTTATTGGATCTGCCCTATCTAAAAAAGCACCTACTACTCGCTTTCCAAATGGTTTTGGCAGAGTTGTAAACTTGGTTTGTCTAGGTGCTGTATTAATTGTTGGTATCTTATCTTATGAAACGATAGTGGAGGGCTGGCATCATATACAACATCCAACAAAATCTGGTGGATTACTTATTACTCTTGGAGTATTAGCAATTGCAGTTATTTTAGAAACTTTTGTGCTTTATAAGGCAGGTAAAGAAGTTTTACATGAAGCTGGTGTGGCAGAAGCTAAAGGTTTGGCACCGTTAACACAAGGTTTTGTTCACTTAAATCGTGCTAAACCAGCAACTAAACTAGTGTTTATGGAAGATTTAGTTGCAACTGGTGGAGGTATCCTAGCGTTTTTAGCTGTATTAATTGCTCATTTTACAGGATTTTTACAAGCAGAAGGTATTGCTTCTATAATGATTGGATTAATGATGTTCTATGTTGTTGGACGTGTGTTCTTAGAAAATGCACGCGGAGCAATTGGAGAAACGGATGAGCAAATGTTAAACCATATTGCACATCTCGTAGTAGACCATCAAGATGTGAAAGATATTAAGAAGCTTTCAGTAGTTAAAGAAGGCGAGTATTTACACGTTGAACTTGTTGCTGAAGTTGACTCTTCTATTTCTTTTGCACGTGCAGATGACATTCGTGACCATTTAGTAGATTTAATTCTTAATCAACAGGGTGTTCAAGATGTAATTATTTCGTTTGATGAAGATGATGGCATTACTCATTGGAAACATGTAAGTAACCGACCAGACTCTTTACCTCCTGTTTGA
- a CDS encoding MgtC/SapB family protein → MDLISGGFIHTEILIKLGLAALLSLIIGVERELKKKPVGLKTSLVIATFSCLLTYISIETAYITEARSGVNITMDPLRLAAQIVSGIGFLGAGVILRRGNDSITGLTTAAMIWGAGGIGIAVGAGFYVEATTCVLIVLVGIELLPPLLSKFGPKRLRMKEVYMKVLMSETEEIKNLVSFLRFEEIVIESIRIKDIPLSDQRVKHEIEMRLSALPKHDTFTIYNSVHALPYIDRVELEILS, encoded by the coding sequence ATTGATTTAATATCTGGAGGATTTATCCATACCGAGATATTAATTAAATTAGGTTTAGCTGCATTATTAAGTTTAATAATTGGTGTTGAAAGGGAACTAAAAAAGAAGCCTGTCGGATTAAAGACTAGTTTAGTAATTGCGACATTCAGCTGTCTTCTTACTTACATTTCTATAGAAACTGCCTATATTACTGAAGCAAGAAGTGGAGTTAATATCACGATGGACCCCTTACGACTTGCAGCCCAAATAGTTAGTGGAATCGGTTTTTTGGGTGCAGGCGTCATATTGCGAAGAGGTAATGATAGTATTACGGGCTTAACTACCGCTGCTATGATTTGGGGTGCTGGCGGAATAGGTATTGCAGTTGGAGCAGGATTTTACGTAGAGGCTACTACTTGCGTGTTGATTGTATTAGTAGGTATTGAGCTACTCCCTCCTCTCCTCTCAAAATTTGGTCCAAAGCGTTTAAGGATGAAAGAAGTTTATATGAAGGTTCTTATGTCAGAAACGGAGGAAATAAAAAATTTGGTATCTTTTTTAAGGTTTGAAGAAATAGTAATAGAAAGTATTCGCATAAAAGACATCCCACTGTCTGATCAAAGAGTAAAACATGAAATTGAAATGCGCTTATCTGCCTTGCCTAAACATGACACGTTCACCATTTACAACAGTGTTCATGCACTCCCTTATATCGACCGAGTTGAACTTGAAATTTTATCTTAA
- a CDS encoding DMT family transporter encodes MGKPTIHPYIPIAVGVIAVSLSAIFVKLANADAGVIAFYRMLFSVLIMAPLFFWKYTAELKLLTKRDWVFSFVAGIFLASHFILWFESLNYTSVASSTVLVTLQPLFAFAGTYFFFKERISVKTILSGLIAISGAFLISWGDFKISGTALYGNMLALIACALVTAYLLFGQDVRKRLSLVTYTFVVYGVSTITLFFYVVFKGESFGPYAANDWLWFLLLAIVPNLLGHTLFNWSLKYVSTNVISIAILFEPIGAAILAFYVFNEYLISTQVIGGLIVIVGILLFVIDIKRLNIFFRKKPLDL; translated from the coding sequence TTGGGAAAACCAACCATCCATCCATATATCCCAATTGCAGTTGGTGTCATCGCTGTATCCTTATCAGCCATTTTCGTGAAACTTGCTAATGCGGATGCGGGTGTAATTGCATTTTACCGTATGTTATTTTCCGTATTAATCATGGCACCCCTCTTTTTTTGGAAATATACTGCAGAACTAAAGCTGTTAACGAAAAGAGATTGGGTATTTTCTTTTGTTGCTGGTATTTTTTTAGCTTCTCATTTTATCTTATGGTTCGAATCTTTAAATTACACATCAGTAGCAAGTTCAACGGTGTTAGTTACATTACAGCCATTGTTTGCATTCGCCGGAACTTACTTCTTCTTTAAAGAGCGAATATCTGTAAAAACCATTCTTTCTGGACTTATTGCTATATCAGGAGCTTTTTTAATTAGTTGGGGAGACTTTAAAATTAGTGGGACAGCTTTGTATGGAAATATGTTAGCTCTTATTGCTTGTGCTCTAGTGACGGCTTATTTATTGTTTGGGCAAGATGTGCGAAAGAGACTTTCACTCGTTACATACACATTTGTGGTTTATGGGGTAAGCACAATCACACTGTTCTTTTATGTTGTCTTTAAAGGCGAGTCGTTTGGACCTTATGCAGCGAATGATTGGTTATGGTTTTTATTATTAGCTATCGTGCCTAACCTTTTAGGTCATACATTATTTAATTGGTCTTTAAAGTATGTCTCAACAAATGTTATTTCAATTGCAATTTTATTTGAACCGATCGGAGCAGCGATCTTAGCTTTCTATGTGTTTAATGAATACTTAATCTCAACTCAAGTTATAGGTGGTCTCATTGTAATTGTAGGAATACTGTTGTTTGTAATAGATATTAAGAGATTAAATATATTCTTTCGTAAAAAACCTCTTGATTTATAA
- a CDS encoding 1,4-dihydroxy-2-naphthoate polyprenyltransferase translates to MSHELKADTGWRIWWQLTRPHTLTASFVPVFLGTMIAISYIEIHWTLFFAMLFASMHIQAATNMFNEYYDFTRGLDNEKSVGIGGAIVRNGVKPKTVMQLALLLYAISILLGIYICIQTTWLLAVVGAVAMAIGYLYTGGPYPIAYTPFGELFSGIFMGMLIVLIAFFIQTGDITTIALLLSVPSMLLVAAIMLSNNIRDLDGDKESGRKTMAILIGRKRAIDVLLALFVVSYVWIIVLVIFGVVTPWALLIMLSVKKPVRAILIFKRKVHNFEVAPAMKDTALTNTIFGFLLGLGLLISYLLK, encoded by the coding sequence ATGTCACACGAATTAAAAGCTGATACTGGCTGGCGTATATGGTGGCAATTAACAAGGCCTCATACATTAACTGCATCATTCGTCCCAGTATTTTTAGGAACAATGATTGCAATTTCTTATATTGAAATACACTGGACTTTATTTTTTGCCATGTTATTTGCAAGTATGCATATCCAAGCTGCAACAAATATGTTTAATGAGTACTACGACTTTACACGAGGGTTAGATAATGAAAAGTCAGTTGGAATTGGTGGTGCCATCGTAAGAAACGGTGTTAAGCCTAAAACAGTTATGCAACTTGCATTATTGCTTTATGCAATTTCGATTTTATTGGGCATATATATATGTATCCAAACCACTTGGCTATTAGCTGTTGTTGGAGCTGTGGCAATGGCCATTGGTTATTTATATACTGGTGGTCCATATCCAATTGCTTATACTCCTTTTGGTGAATTGTTCTCTGGAATATTCATGGGCATGTTAATTGTTTTAATTGCTTTTTTTATTCAAACAGGTGACATTACAACGATTGCTCTATTACTGTCTGTTCCAAGTATGCTTCTTGTTGCAGCAATTATGCTATCTAACAATATTCGAGATTTAGATGGCGATAAAGAAAGCGGTCGTAAAACAATGGCCATTTTAATTGGTCGTAAACGAGCCATTGATGTATTACTAGCGTTGTTCGTAGTTTCATATGTGTGGATAATAGTTTTAGTTATTTTTGGCGTAGTTACACCTTGGGCTCTTCTTATTATGTTAAGCGTAAAAAAACCAGTACGTGCAATTCTAATTTTTAAGAGGAAAGTACATAATTTTGAAGTAGCACCAGCTATGAAAGATACTGCATTAACAAATACTATATTTGGTTTCTTGCTCGGATTAGGATTATTAATTAGTTATTTACTTAAATAA
- a CDS encoding isochorismate synthase, which produces MIQKSITSIGYAIEDLSSGVHFYTETIEVSRLSSIAFFEAGESYKGQRFYWQNREKTFTLVGLGHAHVITSSSEDKRFEEVDKQWSELCSKIVNEEHDLQPILFGGFSFDPANQLSSEWDMFPSAYFAVPSFQLVIRDDRVFISIHLVTKEKDSQHRFDQLRSERDDLIHAAQVRELKPYAKPLLTNLEERFKELYLDAVSHVTKLIRTGEAQKVVIARSLTLTFAEDVSSPSAMYHVSKEQPESFLFGLELADNLFFGATPERLVKVENRRALSTCLAGSIKRGQTATEDQQLGNELLQDLKNLEEHQYVVDMITKVFTKYCEAVKVPKYPKLMKIRDIQHLYTPVEGQLQKGQGLLQLVKDLHPTPALGGEPRGDAMAIIRMVEQMNRGYYAAPVGWIDAAGNGEFAVAIRSALLNKQNAYLYAGGGIVADSDPTSEYAETLVKFRPMLRTLGGKLNG; this is translated from the coding sequence ATGATTCAGAAGTCAATTACATCCATAGGTTACGCAATCGAAGATCTATCTTCGGGCGTACATTTTTATACAGAAACAATTGAAGTAAGTAGATTATCCTCTATTGCTTTTTTTGAAGCAGGGGAGTCATATAAAGGACAGCGATTTTATTGGCAAAACCGTGAAAAAACATTTACCTTAGTTGGACTTGGTCATGCCCATGTTATTACAAGTTCCTCAGAGGACAAACGCTTTGAGGAAGTTGATAAACAATGGAGTGAACTATGTTCTAAAATTGTAAATGAGGAACATGATTTACAACCAATTTTATTTGGTGGTTTTTCATTTGACCCGGCAAACCAATTATCTTCTGAGTGGGACATGTTCCCTTCAGCTTACTTTGCTGTTCCTTCATTTCAACTGGTTATTCGAGACGACAGAGTTTTTATTAGTATTCATTTAGTAACGAAGGAGAAAGACTCACAACATCGATTTGATCAGTTGCGCTCTGAACGAGATGATTTAATTCATGCAGCGCAAGTAAGAGAATTAAAGCCATATGCAAAACCGTTGTTAACGAACTTAGAAGAGCGTTTTAAAGAACTCTATTTAGATGCGGTTTCTCATGTTACTAAATTGATACGTACTGGAGAAGCTCAGAAAGTCGTGATCGCACGTTCGTTAACCTTAACATTTGCTGAAGATGTCAGTTCGCCTTCAGCCATGTACCATGTGTCAAAAGAACAACCAGAAAGTTTTCTGTTTGGTTTAGAGCTTGCTGACAATTTATTCTTTGGGGCTACACCTGAAAGATTAGTGAAGGTAGAAAATCGAAGAGCACTTTCTACATGTTTAGCAGGTTCTATTAAACGAGGTCAGACTGCAACAGAAGATCAGCAACTTGGCAATGAACTATTGCAGGATTTAAAAAACCTTGAAGAACATCAATACGTGGTTGATATGATTACCAAAGTATTTACTAAATATTGTGAGGCTGTTAAAGTACCAAAATATCCAAAACTGATGAAAATTAGAGATATTCAGCATTTATATACTCCAGTTGAAGGTCAATTGCAAAAAGGTCAAGGTCTATTGCAACTTGTGAAAGACTTGCATCCAACTCCAGCTTTAGGCGGAGAACCACGTGGCGATGCCATGGCCATTATTCGAATGGTTGAGCAAATGAATCGCGGTTATTATGCTGCTCCAGTTGGTTGGATTGATGCTGCAGGTAATGGAGAGTTTGCTGTTGCCATTAGGTCAGCTTTATTAAACAAACAAAATGCGTACTTATATGCTGGTGGGGGAATCGTAGCAGATTCAGACCCAACTTCGGAATATGCTGAAACCTTAGTGAAATTCAGACCGATGTTACGAACTCTTGGGGGCAAGTTAAATGGATAA
- the menD gene encoding 2-succinyl-5-enolpyruvyl-6-hydroxy-3-cyclohexene-1-carboxylic-acid synthase, with amino-acid sequence MDNRANLTEYVHTIVQTFLQAGVQDVVISPGSRSTPLAYAFSQTQAFNTYMQIDERSAGFFALGLAKVKQNPVLLLCTSGTAAANYFPSIVEANYARIPLIVLTADRPHELREVGAPQAIDQVHLYGNHVKWSVDFPLADGYKETIPFVERHTGRAVTLAKAAPMGPIHINIPFREPLLLDFDYEVQPSTYQQSISGSIVASQSSIKLVEEMIVNTKRGFIIVGELSGDFSKQDFWTFAKSLQWPIIADALSQLRTEVPEGCQHLLIDQYDALLKSENFKKTVNPELVLRFGAQPVSKPLSLFLKEYRPAVYIVIDENPLFRDSLGVATHHIHSIPQVFWNEVNQVQINETLNIWTQANSIATEHIERYIDEQQDEGAFAGKLFNLLPDGSDLISGSSMPIRDVDTFFNQTTKDIAIYANRGTNGIDGVVSTALGIQQARKRPATLLIGDISFLHDSNGLLVSRFHETDLTIVVMNNDGGGIFSYLPQSKEETYFEKLFGTPTGLTFDSIATMYQAEYFAVDSKETFEDAFTTRKLTDLRIIEVKTNRQENVIAHRHLWSGITEELDQLWSN; translated from the coding sequence ATGGATAATCGTGCAAACTTAACCGAGTACGTTCATACTATCGTGCAAACTTTTCTTCAAGCTGGTGTTCAGGACGTTGTGATCAGTCCAGGTTCTCGCTCTACACCTCTAGCTTATGCGTTTAGTCAAACACAAGCTTTTAACACATATATGCAAATTGACGAGCGTTCAGCTGGATTCTTTGCTTTAGGATTGGCAAAAGTTAAACAAAATCCAGTGTTGTTGCTTTGTACTTCTGGAACTGCAGCGGCTAACTATTTCCCGTCAATTGTGGAAGCTAACTATGCAAGAATTCCACTCATTGTCTTAACGGCAGACAGACCTCACGAGTTGCGAGAAGTTGGCGCACCGCAAGCTATAGATCAAGTTCATTTATATGGGAATCACGTTAAATGGAGTGTGGATTTTCCTTTAGCGGACGGCTACAAAGAAACGATCCCTTTTGTTGAGAGACATACTGGACGAGCAGTTACTTTGGCAAAGGCTGCACCAATGGGTCCCATACATATAAACATCCCGTTTCGCGAGCCGTTACTACTCGACTTTGATTACGAAGTACAACCATCAACGTACCAACAGTCGATTTCAGGGTCAATTGTTGCTTCTCAATCATCCATTAAGTTGGTTGAAGAGATGATTGTGAATACCAAGAGGGGATTCATAATTGTTGGTGAACTATCTGGTGATTTTTCAAAACAAGATTTTTGGACTTTCGCTAAATCACTTCAGTGGCCAATAATAGCTGATGCACTTTCCCAACTTCGCACGGAAGTTCCTGAAGGATGCCAACATTTGTTGATAGATCAGTACGATGCTCTGTTGAAAAGTGAGAATTTTAAAAAGACAGTAAATCCAGAATTAGTCTTGCGATTTGGTGCACAACCTGTGTCAAAACCACTTTCCCTTTTCTTGAAAGAATATAGACCTGCTGTCTATATTGTTATTGATGAAAATCCTTTATTCCGCGATTCTTTAGGTGTAGCAACTCATCATATACATTCAATTCCACAAGTATTTTGGAATGAAGTAAATCAAGTACAAATCAATGAAACACTGAACATCTGGACACAAGCGAATTCGATTGCAACGGAACATATTGAACGTTACATTGACGAACAACAAGATGAAGGCGCATTTGCCGGAAAGTTATTTAATCTATTACCTGATGGTAGTGATTTAATATCAGGAAGCAGCATGCCAATTCGTGATGTCGATACATTCTTTAATCAAACAACTAAAGATATCGCCATCTATGCAAATCGTGGAACAAATGGAATAGACGGAGTAGTATCAACTGCTCTAGGCATACAACAAGCTAGAAAGCGACCAGCTACCCTTTTAATTGGTGACATTTCCTTCTTACATGATAGCAATGGCTTATTGGTCTCCCGTTTTCACGAGACAGATCTCACCATCGTTGTGATGAATAATGACGGAGGGGGAATTTTCTCATATTTACCGCAGTCCAAGGAAGAAACATATTTTGAGAAGCTGTTCGGCACGCCAACAGGTTTAACATTTGACTCTATCGCAACTATGTATCAAGCAGAATATTTTGCAGTAGATTCAAAGGAAACATTTGAAGATGCTTTTACTACCCGTAAGCTCACGGATTTACGCATCATTGAAGTGAAGACGAATCGTCAAGAAAATGTGATAGCGCATCGTCATTTATGGAGCGGCATCACCGAGGAGTTAGATCAACTGTGGAGCAATTAA